The stretch of DNA AATCTTCTCTTTCAGAAACCTTGATCCCTTCAGTTGCAGATTCAGAACCAAGATTAACAACTCTCCCAAGAGACTGAAAAGCTCCATTATTAGCCACATAGTCCAAAATTGGTTTTGTCAAACCCATGTTGCTTCCGACTGCAGTTGGAGAAGCCGAACAGAAATCAGGATGCTTTGCTAGAACCATAATACTACCAGCTGCAACAGACGGCGGAGAAGACAGAGGCACAAAATCAGGAGCATTAATATCTCgggttggatttttttttatctttttctttttaaaaaaaaaattatattgtttgtttaatttaaaataaataaaaatttcttattttaagggtaaaatagtaatttaaaattaacgATACACgttttaggtataaaacttaCACGTTTTAAGTATTATTTTTGCCCCTTCATAATGTATTAACATATATCTATCAGTCtaaacaaattgttttaaaacaatTGTACTCCCTGGCCTAGATACTTGAATGACAAACCAAAAGTTGGTTGCCATCTCGCTGATTAGATTTACAAAAGTTCCAacataaattaatgttttattagTGTACTTTAATTTACAAGCTTTAAAACTCaattactagtggtcccatttATGAATGCTGATAGACTTTAGAgccaaaaaaagattataacACATATACACATATTGGTAAGTCTGCATAATGTAAAAGAAATTGGGAAAtttttcatatcaaaaataaataaaatcaaattccactaaattaaaatattccatatgccaaaatatatatttcttgccATCGATTTTTTAGcatattttgaaaacaaaatcgaAATTAAATGAAAGGTACCTCTTCGGCACCTCTCTCGGTTGGCTCCTCCACTTTGACGCTCAACTTTCATTATAGCGGTGATGGGAAGCAGCTGAGAGGAGCCAATCAAGATACAGACACGCGGATATTTCGGAGTTTGCTTTGTGCGACAGCTTTCCCACCGGCATGTGACCCTAGCCTCACCGCTTATTATACTTAAGCCCATTAATTAAATCAGGCCCAGATCACCTCAAATGCGAACGTATACTGTTTTCAAGGATTCTTCTACAAACAAGACTACAAACAATATCTCACAAATTGCATCTGTTCTGTGTAGTGAACAGGGAAATGATGATCTCAGATTTATGCCTAAATTACCGGCGTTCATCATCGGCTTTCTCACTGTTAATATCCGTTGTCACTTCCTCTGCCTTCTTGGCAACTTCAACAAATATTAGTCTACCATCTACaatctgaaacaaacaaaagaaccaaCTATAACTTCAGTACATTTGCCAAGAAGCTCAACAACGTTATCATCACAATGAAAGGACCAGCATAACATTGATATAGCTTCAGACCCTGATCGGCATTTCTACAGTAGATTCTAACTTCAGTACATTTGTTAAGAAGCTCAGCAACGTTATCATCACAATGAAAGGGACCAAAATCTATATAAGGCTTCAGACCCTAATCAGCATTTCTACAGTAGATTCTAATACAGTGGATATATAGCTCTACAAAACGTATCACCGAGAGTGTCGAGAGTAGAGATGTTTAGGacaataaatatgaaaattcgTTTCAGTACAAATTTAAATCTTAAAAGCAAATCTCCAAGAACTGATTAGTAGTACAACAAAGCCAGAAACTTATTGAAGTGGTAACGCAGATATTCAATTGGGTTTTCTTCTCACCTTGCCATCTAAGCTTTTCAAGGCCTTTCGAGCATCATCTTCAGACTCGAATGTGATAAAGCCGAACCCTTTTGGTCTCTGCGTTTCTGGGTCTCTAATAAGCCGAGCTAACCAAAACCCACAACACAAAATTTAGTTTGAGGAACACACAAAGAATCCTAATCGAGCCTTAAACAATATTCAATTTCGTGTCAGCACCTTCTTTGATTTGaccaaaaggagaaaacaatTGCCTCAGAGATTGATCAGTAGTGTAAGCAGATAACCCTGCAAAAGatacaaatcaaatcaaaccagAGCAAGGTGATAAAGAATCTAATCAGAGATGATGAAAAAACCATCATCTTACTGCTTACGAAGAGCTGAGCTGAGAATCTATTTGCCATCCTTGAACCCAAAACTGTTCCTAGTGAAGAAAGCTAAAAGAACGAAACTTCTCTAGGTTAACTTAACTGCTCGAACGACACGACGACGTTTTTCGGAGGAAATACAAGATTCCGATCGACACGACGACGTTTAATTGAAGCGAGAAGAAGCTAAATTCAATCACCGATTCATTTGCAGTGTAGAAGATATGATTTTTAGAGACATTTCATCAGAGAGATTAAAGCTTTGATTGATTTAAGAGAAAGATCGGATCTCGTTTAGATAACAGAAATCGAATTACACAACTTCTAATAGTGAAAACACcgataaaatctataaaaagcCCTAATTATACAAACACCTTAAAAGACCAAATCAACGATTCCAACAAGATCCGCACAATTCAAGAACTAGTAAATTTCGTCACAGCCTTAGTTCCTTCAGAAACAGCATGCTTAGCGAGCTCACCAGGGAGCACAAGTCTAACAGCAGTCTGAATCTCCCGAGAAGTAATCGTAGGCTTCTTGTTGTACCTAGCGAGCTTAGACGACTCCGAAGCGAGCTTCTCGAAGATATCGTTGATGAAACTGTTCATAATCCCCATAGCTTTGCTTGAGATACCAATATCTGGGTGAACTTGTTTCAGAACCTTGAAGATGTAGATCTTGTACGTCTCgacgctcttcttcttcatcttcttcttcttgtcgcCGCCAGCTCCAGCTTCCTTTGGGAGCTTCTTGCCggcttttggtttcttctccgCCGGTGCTTTCTCGGCTTTTGATTTCTCCTCTACTGGTTTCTTCTCTGCGGGCTTCTTCTCTGCCTTTGGAGCCATTCTCCAAACAAAGTAtcagagaaaagaaaagtttcggaattttagaaagataaaattgtgagatcaagcttttttttttgtcgtgtgtgttgttgttgttcaatcGAGTCCATAGCTGATGTATATATACGAGTATGTATTAGATACTGATTGGTTAGTTCTGGTTTCACGACGATTGATGACGTGGACTCCATTGCGTACCGTTAGATTAGAACAAATGAACGGTGTAGAATACGCagaatcaaaattaattacGAGTTTAACGAGAAAAATCGGCTTAATTGGACTCTGCGTAAATGGGCCCTCTAAGATAAGCCCAAGTATTTTCCAAATTtcctcttaaaaaaaaaacggatttGATCTTGGACACGTACCCAATGGGCCACGCGTACCAGCCCACATAAACCACAACAGAGTGTATCCATTATATCGGTTTATATTCTGACCTAGAAGATTAGAAGTTAAGAACGAATCGGTTTTTTGCCctaaaaaagaaagaacgaATCGATTACAGTAGCATCAttgttcccctctctctctctctctctctctctctctctctctctctgtctctccgTGGCTCCATCTATTTCACTGAATCGTTTCAGATTCGATAATAAGCGAGGTAGGTTCGTGATTTAAACGTCCTCTGAATGATTATCTGATGTTTGATTGGGGTAGAGTTACGTTCTATGATTATATGATGTTTGCCCAATTGTTGAATCTGTAGGTTGAAAGTTTTGAAAGATGTGGGCGAAGAAGGAAGCTCCAACACGGGTCTTTTGGGACATGAGCACCTGTCCGGTTCCCCGTGGCTACCCTGCTAGTCGGGTAGGCCCGTGTATTAAACGGGCGTTAAGGAAATTAGGCTACACTGGTCGTGTCTCCATCACTGGCCTTGGCATACTGAAAAACTTCTCTACCGACGTCCTGAAAGGGCTCTAACCTCGAAACCAGTAAGTTAATAATCCTTGTGTCTTTCTACATTACTGGATTGGTTTTAAATTCAATTGGCTGCATGTATCTTCCTTTTGCATAGAGAGTCTCATgcaatccttttattttttatttttttgtgaaacaaagcaAGCTTTGGTCTTCAAGTTGAAATTTCCTGTTGGATAGATGGTAGTCGGAAAATTTAATGCTCATATCCGGAGAGAGGAACTTCATTCCATATCTTGGCATTCTAGAGAGGATGCGAGTCAAAGTTATTCGTGAATTACCATTTGATGATGAGTCAAACCATGTCGTTTTTTCCACAGATAGCGTGGGTTCAGGGGACCTTGAGGTGGACCTTGACGATGATCCTGTTTGGTCGTGCTCACTATGCGGCCTTAAAACTGGCCGTGGCTTTGAAAGTTTCTGCACGCACCTCAAATACAAACATACCTCGAGGAACCAACCTCAGGCAAGTCAagctttctaattttttcacatcttgtttttcttttttccttattgCAAGTGTTTCCTTCAACCAAAATTTATCATCTTGATTTGCTGACTTTGTTTGCTGCTCAAACATTGTAGCGAAGTTGCAAGAAACCAAGGCAAAACGAAGACTTGAACTAGACAAACtactaaagaagatgaagatgaagatgaagatgaagagtaCATCCCTcctgttcttcttctcttaagGCATTTCATATCATGTATCCTTTGTTCTACTCAACATTAACTGCTTTCGTATCTTATGGTTTGTGACTAATTTAGACATAACATTCAGTATAAGCTATTCATATTTATCTCAAATTGATTCATGATCTTGCAAATTTATCTACTGACATTCATAACCTGGACACTTTTTAAATTTGaactaaataaaaaacacaatttttgacATCGCTATCTTCTCACGAAGATTCGTTGCAGCAATTCTTTCGATCCTCACAGTTAGGCAAATAAAGGctactaaaatatattaagatCAGCATGTTCAGCAAAAAAGGGCTCAAAGCACTACCACATAGtaagaaataattattgaaTCAACGAAACAGTTAGCAAAGGAAACGGAAGTATGTAAATAGGATTTTCTGGATATTTGTACTTGATTTACTTATTAATTATAGGGAAATCTGAAAAGTAAATATTCtatatccaaaacaaaaacaattaaccaggaaaaagaaaatagttaaaaatagaaaaataaaatcataagaaaactaaaaataataaaccggttattttctttcaaaaaaaaactgctgTAAAATTTTAAGGAATTTGGCATCAAATAAAAGACATGATACCAGTTTTTTAAGGAGCGATCGACATATAACACTAAAACTACTCCGATATATGTTTCGCATTAATTTTATAGAAGCatgcatataatattttatgtcaGTTCAACCTATTTTTGTCACGTATGTAATATGAATTAAAAATGGGttggttattatttacaaattaaactatatatagattGTTTGTTAGTATATTGGTTATGCTACTCCATATCAATGTTTTAACCTGATtcaaattataatcaaataacaatttattttatttgatgtaaaTTAAGTACATAAATCcattgattttaacttttaacaattGAACTAAATCACAAAATTAGTTTTGAcataattagtataattttattttcatcattttttattgatgtaattttttaatcatttgcaaagtgatgttaatataaatgaaTTAATATATCGATTATTTAAGTGatgtatttatatttctatCAGTATCTTAAAGTGATGCAAATTTATATCAGTTTGCATCAGTTTTAGTTGATTGATGCCGTACAAGTCAATAACGATATCAATTATTACAAGCGATGgtaaattttatcttttgtatcaattataaataagcAATACAAATTAATATCACTTAACTTTTTGATACAATTTAATTGATGTAATATGCACTTTTTGTAGTGatatttgagttttgtttgttCCCTTTTTTTGTATGGTTTAGTATTTGTTATGAAGTATGtaatttaacaacaaaaaaagtcacAAATGTATAGCTTTTAAAGTGACCAAATTAAAGtggcactacaagaaaacagctgTTTTACGACTACACTATTCGTCGCTTTGTAGTTGTAAAAACTGTGGTTACGACTAAATAGCGACTAACGCAAGCAGTCGGAGATCG from Camelina sativa cultivar DH55 chromosome 9, Cs, whole genome shotgun sequence encodes:
- the LOC104711058 gene encoding histone H2B.7, translated to MAPKAEKKPAEKKPVEEKSKAEKAPAEKKPKAGKKLPKEAGAGGDKKKKMKKKSVETYKIYIFKVLKQVHPDIGISSKAMGIMNSFINDIFEKLASESSKLARYNKKPTITSREIQTAVRLVLPGELAKHAVSEGTKAVTKFTSS
- the LOC104711060 gene encoding cold-inducible RNA-binding protein-like encodes the protein MANRFSAQLFVSRLSAYTTDQSLRQLFSPFGQIKEARLIRDPETQRPKGFGFITFESEDDARKALKSLDGKIVDGRLIFVEVAKKAEEVTTDINSEKADDERRLVCRRILENSIRSHLR